The genomic interval GTGCTGATCGCACAGCGCCCCACACTGACCGAAGAGGTCGTCACCGGCGACGAGAACAACGAGTACCGCCGTCGGTTCGCCTTCGAACCGCTGGAGCCGGGCTTCGGCTACACGCTCGGCAACTCGCTGCGCCGCACCCTGCTGTCGTCCATCCCGGGCGCGGCTGTCACCTCCATCCGCATCGACGGTGTGCTCCACGAGTTCACCACCGTGCCGGGGGTGAAGGAGGACGTCACCGAGATCATCCTCAACATCAAGAACCTCGTCGTCTCCTCGGAGAACGACGAGCCGGTCGTCATGTACCTGCGCAAGCAGGGCGCGGGGGCCGTCACCGCGGCGGACATCGTCCCGCCGGCGGGTGTCGAGGTGCACAACCCCGGTCTGCACATCGCCACGCTCAACGACAAGGGCCGGCTCGAGATCGAGCTGACCGTCGAGCGTGGCCGTGGCTACGTGTCGGCAGCGCAGAACAAGTCGGTGGACGCCGAGATCGGCCGGATCCCGGTCGACTCGATCTACTCACCGGTGCTCAAGGTCACCTACAAGGTCGAGGCCACCCGTGTCGAGCAGCGCACCGACTTCGACAAGCTGATCGTCGACGTCGAGACGAAGCCGGCCATCACGCCGCGCGACGCTCTCGCCTCGGCAGGCAAGACGCTCGTCGAGCTGTTCGGTCTCGCCCGCGAGCTGAACGTCGAGGCCGAGGGCATCGAGATCGGCCCGTCGCCGACGGACTCCGCGCTCGCCGCGGACCTCGCGCTGCCGATCGAGGAGCTCAACCTCACGATCCGTTCGTACAACTGCCTCAAGCGTGAGGGCATCCACCAGGTGGGTGAGCTCGTCGCGCGCAGCGAGGCGGATCTGCTCGACATCCGCAACTTCGGCGCCAAGTCGATCAACGAGGTCAAGGAGAAGCTGGCCGAGCTCGGTCTGGCGCTCAAGGACTCGCCGCTCGACTTCGACCCGTCCGCGTCGTTCTACGACGGCGGCGACGACACGGCCTACGACGAGCAGTCGTACTGACATTCCCTGCTTCGCGCAGCCTCGCCGCGCGGCCTTGGTGCCGCGGTGGCGAGGAATCCCCTCAAGGAGAACCCGAAAATGCCTACCCCCACCAAGGGTCCGCGGCTCGGCGGTGGCCCGGCTCACGAGCGTCTGATCCTCGCGAACCTCGCCACGGCGCTCTTCGAGCACGGCCGCATCACCACCACCGTGACCAAGGCGAAGCGCGTCCAGCCGCTCGCCGAGCGTCTCATCACGTTCGCGAAGCGCGGCGACCTGCACGCGCGCCGTCGCGTCCTGACCGTGGTGCGCGACAAGGGCGTGGTGCACACGCTGTTCACCGAGATCGCCCCGGCCGTGGCCGAGCGCAACGGTGGCTACACGCGCGTGACGAAGATCGGCAACCGTAAGGGCGACAACGCCCCCATGGCCGTCATCGAGCTCGTGACCGAGCCCGTCAGCCCGAAGCAGGCCGTCGTCAAGGAGGCCGAGAAGGCCACCAAGAAGGCCGCGCCGAAGAAGGCTGAGAAGGTCGAGGAGCCCGTGGTCGAGGAGACCGTCGAGGCCGTCGAGACCGTCGAGGCCGACGTCGTCGAGACCGCCGCCGACGCCCCCGAGGCGCCGGCTGCCGCCGACGAGAAGCCCGAGGAGACCAAGGAGGCCTGAGCCTCCCCGCGTCTCGCGCGAGGGCCCCGCACCGCTGCCGGTGCGGGGCCCTCGCGCGTGCGGCACCTCGACGGGCGCCGTGCGCGCGGGGACTCGCGCGCGGAGGCCTCTGCGAGCACGGAGCCGCCGCCGGTGCCACAGTGGTGGGACCCGGCGCGCGGGAACGCCACGAGGACGATTCCTGGGCCGGGCGAGCGGAGCGGAGGCCGGCGTGCGGCAAGGGCAGGAGCAGGTTCCGGTCCTGCTCGTGCACGGAGCGCGCACCTCGCGCACGATGTGGCGCCGTCAGGTCGAGATCCTCGACGCCGCAGGCGTCCCCGCGCTCGCCGTCGACCTGCCCGGCCACGGCACGCGCATGGCCGAGCGGTTCACGCTCGCCGGCGCCGTCGCGGCGGTGGACGACGGCGTCGCGGCCCTCGGCGGGCGGGCACTGGTCGTCGGGCTCTCGCTCGGCGGGTATGTCGGCATCGAGCACCGGGCCCGGTACCCCGAACGGTCGGCGGGACTCGTGGCGTCGTCGTGCTGCACGCCCCCGCAGACGCGGGTGCGCGACGCGTGGCTGCTGGCCATGCGGCTGGTCGAGTCACGGCCCGACCACGGTGCGCGCCTCAACGACCTGCTCGCCGGGCTCGCGCTCGACCCGCAGTCGGCGCGCGACGTCGCCGAGGGCGGCTACGCGCTCGAGGTCATGGTCGACGTGCTGCGCGAGGTCGCGGCGAGCGACACGCTGACGGCGCTGGCCGCAGGCACGAGCCCGGTGTGGCTCCTCAACGGCCGGTGGGACCACTTCCGCGGCCGGGAACGGTCGATGCTCGCCGCCGCCCGGTCGGGCGGGACTCCGGCGCGCCTCGTCGTCGTCCCGCGGGCCACGCACCTGGTGAGCCTCGACGCACCCGTGGCGTACGCGCGTGTCGTGCTCGAGGCCGTCGCCGCGGTGAGCGAGGGCGCGGGCGCCCTCATCCCCAGGTCTCGCGCGGCAGCTCCCACGCTCGGGCCCCGCCGACGAGAGCCGCTGAGTTCGGCACGATGACGACGTCGTCGCCCAGCCGGGCGAGCGCGGCCGGCGTGATGCGGCGTGAGTTGCCGCCGCCGACGTAGAGGCGGTCCCACCAGAACACGGGACGCAGTCCGTCGACCATCGTCACGACGCGGCGCGACCACAGGCCGTCACCGAGGCGGCGGCGTTCGGGCTCGCCGATGTACTCGTCGTATGTCGCGCCACGGCGTACCGGCGCGCGCGACCACTCCAGGTGCGGCGCGAGGCGGCCGCCGTCGAACGTCGCGGAGCCGAGGCCTGTGCCGAGCGTCAGGACGAGTTCCAGGCCAGACCCGGCGATGACCCCGGCGCCGTGGACCTCGGCGTCGTTGAGCACCATCACGGGCACCCCGAGCCGTTCGGTCACGGCGGCGCGCATGTCGAAGCTGGACCACGCGTCCACGAGGTCGGGCTCGACGCGCGAGCGCGGGCCGGAGCGCGTGATGTAGTGCGGCGTGTGCACGACGACGCCGTGGCGGATCATGCCGGGCATGCCGACGGTCGCACGGTGTGCGCGCGGCAGCGAGCGCGCGATGCCCGCGATGGTCTCGACGAGCAGGGCGGGCGCGAGCGGGTAGGGCGTCGCGACGCGGACGGGCGCGGCGTGCGCGGTGCCCGCCTCGTCGAGCACGGCGGCCTTGATGCCGCCGCCACCACAGTCGACGGCGAGGGTGAGCGTCTCTGGCACCGTGCCATCATCGCGTGATTTCGCCGGTCCGTCCGTGAGAATGGGGGCCGTGAACGACGTCGAGACCGTGCGTGTACGCCTCGACCTGGGCTATGACGGCACCGGGTTCTCGGGCTGGGCGCGCCAGCCCACGCTGCGCACCGTGCAAGGTGCCATCGAGGAGGGGCTCGAACGCGTGCTGCGGCTGGGGCCGCTCGGCCTGCCGGCGCCGCGCCTGACCGTCGCCGGGCGCACCGACGCGGGCGTGCACGCGCGCGGTCAGGTCGCGCACGTCGACATCCCGCTCGCGCGCTGGCAGGCGCTGCCGGGACGGTCGGACCGCGCGCCGGGGGAGTCCCTCGTGACGCGGCTGGCCGGGGTGCTGCCGCCCGACGTCGTCATCTACCGTGCGCGGCTCGCTCCCGCCGGCTTCGATGCGCGCTTCAGCGCGCTGTACCGGCGCTACGCCTTCCGCATCGCCGACGACGCCGGCCTGCGCGACCCGCTGCGCCGCACGCACGTGCTGTGGCACCGGCGCCCGCTCGACGTGGCCGCGATGCACGACGCCGCGCAGCCGCTGCGCGGGGTGCGCGACTTCGCGGCCTTCTGCAAGCCGCGGCCTGGGGCGACGACGATCCGCGAGCTCAAGGAACTGTCATGGACGCGTACGGCGGACGGGCCCGACGCGGGCCTCGTCGTCGCGCGTGTGGTGGCGGACGCGTTCTGCCACAACATGGTGCGCTCGCTCGTGGGCGCGTCGATCGCCGTGGGGGAGGGGCGCAGGCCCGTGGCCTGGCCGGCCGAGGTGCTGGCCTCGCGGCGGCGCGAGCTCAACGCCGCCGTCGTCCCCGCGCACGGGCTGGTCCTGGAGGAGGTCGTCTACCCGCCCGACGCCGACCTGGCGACCCGCGCGACGCGCGTGCGGGCGCTGCGCATGGACGAAGACGTCTGCGACCCCCCGCCGCTGCGCGCCTTCCCCGAGGCGCCCGCGCAGTAGGGCGCTCCGGTGCGCCCAGGAACGGTCACGGTTCCTGGACCCAGTGGACGGCCGCCTCCTCAGCCGAGG from Xylanimonas allomyrinae carries:
- a CDS encoding DNA-directed RNA polymerase subunit alpha encodes the protein MLIAQRPTLTEEVVTGDENNEYRRRFAFEPLEPGFGYTLGNSLRRTLLSSIPGAAVTSIRIDGVLHEFTTVPGVKEDVTEIILNIKNLVVSSENDEPVVMYLRKQGAGAVTAADIVPPAGVEVHNPGLHIATLNDKGRLEIELTVERGRGYVSAAQNKSVDAEIGRIPVDSIYSPVLKVTYKVEATRVEQRTDFDKLIVDVETKPAITPRDALASAGKTLVELFGLARELNVEAEGIEIGPSPTDSALAADLALPIEELNLTIRSYNCLKREGIHQVGELVARSEADLLDIRNFGAKSINEVKEKLAELGLALKDSPLDFDPSASFYDGGDDTAYDEQSY
- the rplQ gene encoding 50S ribosomal protein L17, with translation MPTPTKGPRLGGGPAHERLILANLATALFEHGRITTTVTKAKRVQPLAERLITFAKRGDLHARRRVLTVVRDKGVVHTLFTEIAPAVAERNGGYTRVTKIGNRKGDNAPMAVIELVTEPVSPKQAVVKEAEKATKKAAPKKAEKVEEPVVEETVEAVETVEADVVETAADAPEAPAAADEKPEETKEA
- a CDS encoding alpha/beta fold hydrolase, encoding MRQGQEQVPVLLVHGARTSRTMWRRQVEILDAAGVPALAVDLPGHGTRMAERFTLAGAVAAVDDGVAALGGRALVVGLSLGGYVGIEHRARYPERSAGLVASSCCTPPQTRVRDAWLLAMRLVESRPDHGARLNDLLAGLALDPQSARDVAEGGYALEVMVDVLREVAASDTLTALAAGTSPVWLLNGRWDHFRGRERSMLAAARSGGTPARLVVVPRATHLVSLDAPVAYARVVLEAVAAVSEGAGALIPRSRAAAPTLGPRRREPLSSAR
- a CDS encoding ROK family protein → MPETLTLAVDCGGGGIKAAVLDEAGTAHAAPVRVATPYPLAPALLVETIAGIARSLPRAHRATVGMPGMIRHGVVVHTPHYITRSGPRSRVEPDLVDAWSSFDMRAAVTERLGVPVMVLNDAEVHGAGVIAGSGLELVLTLGTGLGSATFDGGRLAPHLEWSRAPVRRGATYDEYIGEPERRRLGDGLWSRRVVTMVDGLRPVFWWDRLYVGGGNSRRITPAALARLGDDVVIVPNSAALVGGARAWELPRETWG
- the truA gene encoding tRNA pseudouridine(38-40) synthase TruA codes for the protein MGAVNDVETVRVRLDLGYDGTGFSGWARQPTLRTVQGAIEEGLERVLRLGPLGLPAPRLTVAGRTDAGVHARGQVAHVDIPLARWQALPGRSDRAPGESLVTRLAGVLPPDVVIYRARLAPAGFDARFSALYRRYAFRIADDAGLRDPLRRTHVLWHRRPLDVAAMHDAAQPLRGVRDFAAFCKPRPGATTIRELKELSWTRTADGPDAGLVVARVVADAFCHNMVRSLVGASIAVGEGRRPVAWPAEVLASRRRELNAAVVPAHGLVLEEVVYPPDADLATRATRVRALRMDEDVCDPPPLRAFPEAPAQ